The Armatimonadota bacterium genome includes a region encoding these proteins:
- the nusG gene encoding transcription termination/antitermination factor NusG gives MSNSSDPLKGLFADEPVEPVVETVEPEETVAGDPRLKWYVIHTYSGYEAKVKSNLERRIASMNMKDKIFQVLIPTEKEKEIKGGKRREVDRKIFPGYVLVEVRVDEKGELENDTWYVVRNTPGVTGFVGSGNRPIPLDEREVRTLLRQLKDETPKYRITYQKGSPVRITSGPFMDFTGLVDDLMPEKEKVRVLVSIFGRETPVELDFGQVERL, from the coding sequence ATGTCTAACTCCAGCGACCCCCTGAAGGGCCTGTTTGCAGATGAGCCGGTCGAGCCGGTCGTGGAGACCGTCGAGCCTGAAGAGACCGTGGCGGGGGATCCGCGTCTGAAGTGGTACGTTATCCACACCTACTCCGGTTACGAGGCGAAGGTGAAGTCTAACCTGGAGCGCCGCATCGCCTCGATGAACATGAAGGACAAGATCTTCCAGGTGCTCATCCCGACCGAGAAGGAGAAGGAGATCAAAGGGGGTAAGCGCCGGGAGGTCGATCGCAAGATCTTCCCTGGATACGTGCTGGTCGAGGTGCGCGTGGATGAGAAGGGCGAGCTGGAGAACGACACCTGGTACGTAGTCCGGAACACGCCCGGCGTGACCGGCTTCGTCGGATCGGGCAACCGGCCCATCCCGCTCGACGAGCGCGAGGTTCGGACGTTGCTGCGGCAGTTGAAGGACGAAACCCCGAAGTATCGCATAACCTACCAGAAGGGGTCGCCGGTCCGGATCACCTCGGGGCCGTTCATGGATTTCACAGGCCTGGTGGACGATCTCATGCCGGAAAAAGAGAAGGTTCGGGTTCTCGTATCGATCTTTGGCCGCGAGACCCCGGTCGAGTTGGACTTCGGCCAGGTAGAGAGGCTGTAG
- the rpsG gene encoding 30S ribosomal protein S7 → MPRKGSVARPEIGPDPVFENVAVHRLINKVMTRGKKGLAARAVYRAFEIVQEKSGQDPVKVFDKALGNVMPVLEVRPRRVGGATYQVPIEVRTERRFSLGLRWLVGYSRARKDRRTISDRLAAEILDAAAGQGASVKKREDTHRMAEANKAFAHYRW, encoded by the coding sequence ATGCCTAGAAAGGGAAGCGTCGCGCGGCCCGAGATCGGTCCGGATCCGGTCTTCGAGAATGTGGCCGTACATCGGCTGATCAACAAGGTGATGACGCGGGGCAAGAAAGGCCTGGCCGCGCGCGCCGTGTATCGCGCATTCGAGATCGTCCAGGAGAAGAGCGGGCAGGATCCGGTGAAGGTGTTCGACAAGGCCCTGGGCAACGTGATGCCGGTGCTCGAGGTCCGTCCCCGCCGCGTCGGCGGCGCGACCTACCAGGTGCCCATTGAGGTGCGGACCGAGCGCCGATTCTCGCTGGGGCTTCGCTGGCTGGTGGGGTATTCGCGCGCTCGCAAGGACCGCCGGACCATCTCCGATCGGTTGGCGGCCGAGATCCTCGACGCGGCGGCTGGACAGGGCGCATCGGTGAAGAAGCGGGAAGACACACACAGGATGGCAGAGGCCAACAAGGCCTTCGCACACTATCGATGGTAA
- the rpoC gene encoding DNA-directed RNA polymerase subunit beta', with translation MQDVNNFDAVKVGLASPEVIRSWSHGEVRKPETINYRTLKPERDGLFCERIFGPTKDWECHCGKYKRIRFKGIVCDRCGVEVTRAKVRRERMGHIELAAPVCHIWYLKGVPSRIGLLLDVSPRALERVVYFAAYMVVDPGTAPLQKRQLLSESDYRDMREKYGNAFRAAMGAEAIRELFDEMDIEKLSRQLRADLKTATGQKRLKVLKRLEVVEAFRKSGNQPHWMILGVVPVIPPDLRPMVQLDGGRFATSDLNDLYRRVINRNNRLKRLLDLGAPEIIVRNEKRMLQEAVDALIDNGRRGRPVTGPNNRPLKSLSDMLKGKQGRFRQNLLGKRVDYSGRSVIVVGPRLKLYQCGLPKEMALELFKPFVMKKLVDRNLSQNIKSAKRMVERARPEVWDVLEEVVREHPVLLNRAPTLHRLGIQAFEPVLIEGKAVQVHPLVCTAYNADFDGDQMAVHVPLSAASQAEARLLMLSAHNILSPAYGKAITSPTRDIVFGCYYLTMDDPADQDTPVKDLKAFSSPSEVVLALESGALDLHSRIRVRYQDPEPIVTTAGRVIFNEAIPEELRFVNDVCDRKVLSQIVSESYNRLGSTKTVHLLDALKDLGFKYATRSGSGIAITDIVIPDAKKKVLGEADKRIDAIEQQYRRGLITDGERYQRAIDVWTKATEEITDAMLEQFEPFNPLYMMALSGARGNIQQIRQLAGMRGLMTDPSGRIIELPIKANFREGLTVLEYFISTHGQRKGLADTAIRTSESGYLTRRLVDVAQDVIIREVDCKTTEGVAMTAVKEGNDVVVPLRERIVGRTLAEDAGAPRRKPLLEAGAEVDEEAAERIEEAGIDQVVVRSVLTCKSRYGVCAKCYGRNLATGKAVEIGEAVGIIAAQSIGEPGTQLTMRTFHTGGIAGFDITQGLPRVEELFEARKPKGQAIVAEIGGTAAISESRGVRRLTITGRNDERSYAVPFNIRLRVAAGDQVDPGDQLTEGSANPHDILRIKGLQDLQGYLVQEIQSVYRSQGVDINDKHIEIIARQMLRKVKVDEAGDTEFLPGELVDRFAFEEENARVMATGGEPAKARPTLLGITKASLATESFLSAASFQETARVLTDAATRGKVDPLIGLKENVIIGKLIPAGTGMARYRQLKVHAEL, from the coding sequence ATGCAGGACGTAAACAACTTCGACGCGGTAAAGGTCGGGCTGGCATCCCCCGAGGTTATCAGGAGCTGGTCGCACGGCGAGGTGCGGAAGCCGGAGACGATTAACTACAGGACGCTGAAGCCCGAGCGGGACGGCCTGTTTTGCGAGCGCATCTTCGGTCCGACGAAGGACTGGGAGTGTCACTGCGGCAAGTACAAGCGGATCCGATTCAAGGGGATCGTTTGCGACCGCTGCGGTGTCGAGGTCACCCGGGCCAAGGTGCGGCGAGAGCGCATGGGGCACATAGAGCTGGCCGCGCCGGTGTGCCACATCTGGTACCTCAAGGGCGTGCCGAGCCGGATCGGGTTGCTGCTCGATGTGTCCCCCCGGGCGTTGGAGCGCGTGGTCTACTTCGCCGCCTACATGGTGGTGGATCCTGGAACCGCGCCGCTCCAGAAGCGCCAGCTGCTCTCCGAGAGCGACTACCGCGACATGCGCGAGAAGTACGGGAACGCGTTTCGCGCGGCCATGGGCGCCGAGGCGATCAGAGAGCTGTTTGACGAGATGGACATCGAGAAGCTGAGCCGCCAGCTTCGCGCCGACCTCAAGACCGCCACGGGCCAGAAGCGGTTGAAGGTGCTCAAGCGGCTGGAGGTCGTGGAGGCCTTCCGCAAGAGCGGCAATCAGCCCCACTGGATGATCCTCGGCGTGGTCCCGGTCATCCCTCCTGATCTGCGCCCGATGGTGCAGCTCGACGGCGGCCGTTTCGCCACCAGCGACCTCAACGATCTCTATCGCCGCGTCATCAACCGCAACAACCGCCTCAAGCGGCTGCTAGACTTGGGCGCGCCCGAGATCATCGTGCGCAACGAGAAGCGAATGTTGCAGGAGGCCGTTGACGCGCTGATCGACAACGGTCGGCGCGGACGGCCGGTAACCGGGCCGAACAACCGCCCTCTCAAGTCGCTGTCCGACATGCTCAAGGGGAAACAGGGGCGCTTCCGGCAGAACCTGCTTGGCAAGCGGGTGGACTACTCCGGCCGCTCCGTGATCGTGGTAGGCCCGCGGCTCAAGCTCTACCAGTGCGGCCTGCCCAAGGAGATGGCGCTGGAGCTCTTCAAGCCGTTCGTCATGAAGAAGCTCGTGGACCGCAATCTGTCCCAGAACATCAAGAGCGCCAAGCGCATGGTGGAGCGCGCGCGCCCCGAGGTTTGGGACGTCCTCGAGGAGGTCGTGCGCGAACACCCGGTGCTGCTCAACCGCGCGCCCACGCTCCATAGGTTGGGGATCCAGGCGTTCGAGCCGGTCCTCATCGAAGGGAAGGCGGTCCAGGTTCACCCGCTCGTCTGCACGGCCTACAACGCGGACTTCGACGGCGACCAGATGGCGGTGCACGTGCCGCTCTCCGCCGCATCACAGGCCGAGGCGCGCCTTCTGATGCTCTCGGCCCACAACATCCTCTCGCCTGCCTACGGGAAGGCCATCACCAGCCCGACCCGCGACATAGTGTTTGGCTGCTACTACCTGACGATGGACGATCCCGCCGATCAGGACACACCCGTGAAGGACCTCAAGGCCTTCTCCTCCCCCAGCGAGGTGGTCCTGGCGCTGGAGAGCGGCGCGCTGGACCTTCACTCCCGGATCAGGGTCCGCTACCAGGACCCAGAACCGATCGTTACCACGGCGGGTCGCGTGATATTCAACGAGGCGATCCCCGAGGAGTTGCGTTTCGTCAACGACGTGTGTGACCGCAAGGTGCTTTCCCAGATCGTATCGGAGTCCTACAACCGACTGGGCTCAACGAAGACCGTGCACCTCCTGGACGCGCTCAAGGACCTGGGCTTCAAGTACGCCACCCGCAGCGGATCGGGCATCGCGATAACGGACATCGTGATCCCCGACGCCAAGAAGAAGGTGCTGGGAGAGGCGGACAAACGCATTGATGCCATTGAGCAGCAGTACCGTAGGGGCCTCATCACGGACGGCGAACGGTACCAGCGGGCGATTGACGTCTGGACGAAGGCCACGGAGGAGATCACGGACGCGATGCTCGAGCAGTTCGAGCCGTTCAACCCGCTGTACATGATGGCGCTATCGGGCGCTCGCGGCAACATACAGCAGATCCGCCAGCTCGCCGGCATGCGCGGCCTGATGACCGACCCCAGCGGCCGGATCATCGAGTTGCCCATCAAGGCCAACTTCCGCGAGGGGCTGACGGTCCTGGAGTACTTCATCTCGACCCACGGCCAGCGCAAGGGCCTGGCCGACACAGCCATCCGAACCTCCGAATCCGGGTACCTGACCCGCCGGCTCGTGGATGTGGCCCAGGATGTCATCATCCGTGAGGTGGACTGCAAGACGACCGAGGGCGTGGCCATGACGGCCGTCAAGGAGGGCAACGACGTTGTCGTGCCGCTGCGCGAGCGGATCGTGGGCAGGACCCTGGCCGAGGACGCGGGGGCACCGCGCCGCAAGCCGTTGCTGGAGGCCGGCGCCGAGGTTGACGAGGAGGCCGCGGAGCGGATCGAGGAGGCGGGAATAGACCAGGTGGTGGTTCGCTCGGTGCTGACGTGCAAGAGCCGGTACGGGGTCTGCGCCAAGTGCTACGGCCGCAACCTCGCCACGGGCAAGGCGGTGGAGATAGGCGAGGCCGTCGGGATCATCGCCGCGCAGTCCATTGGCGAGCCGGGCACGCAGCTGACGATGCGCACGTTCCACACCGGCGGGATCGCGGGCTTCGACATCACCCAGGGGCTGCCCCGAGTCGAGGAGCTGTTCGAGGCGCGCAAGCCCAAGGGCCAGGCCATAGTCGCCGAGATCGGGGGAACCGCGGCGATCAGCGAGTCCCGCGGCGTGCGGCGCCTGACCATCACCGGCAGGAACGACGAGCGGTCCTACGCTGTGCCGTTCAACATCCGCCTGCGGGTTGCCGCCGGCGATCAGGTGGATCCGGGCGACCAGCTTACGGAGGGTTCGGCCAACCCGCATGACATCCTCCGCATCAAGGGTCTCCAGGATCTGCAGGGCTATCTGGTCCAGGAGATACAGTCCGTCTACCGGTCGCAGGGCGTGGACATCAACGACAAGCACATCGAGATCATCGCCCGCCAGATGTTGCGCAAGGTGAAGGTTGATGAAGCAGGGGACACGGAGTTCCTGCCCGGCGAGCTGGTGGATCGGTTCGCCTTCGAGGAGGAGAACGCCCGCGTGATGGCCACCGGCGGAGAGCCGGCCAAGGCCCGACCAACGCTGCTGGGAATAACCAAGGCGTCGCTGGCGACCGAGAGTTTCCTGAGCGCCGCCTCGTTCCAGGAAACGGCGCGCGTGCTGACCGACGCGGCAACGCGCGGCAAGGTGGATCCGTTGATAGGGTTGAAGGAAAACGTCATCATCGGCAAGCTCATCCCGGCCGGCACGGGCATGGCCCGGTACCGTCAGCTCAAGGTGCACGCGGAGCTCTAG
- a CDS encoding 50S ribosomal protein L10, whose product MARPEKLEEVTRLRARLDRSAAVILTDFRGLTVREITVLRGRLRDAGAEYRVVKNRLLRIAADAAGIEGLERHLEGPTAAAFVSGDPVPVAKAIQEFSRQSRKLTIKGGILAGAVIDDAQTRVLADLPGRAELLAQVVGGIAAPLSGLAGVLAGLPRKLVRALDQIREQRAA is encoded by the coding sequence ATGGCTCGACCCGAGAAGCTTGAAGAGGTCACACGACTTAGGGCTCGCCTGGACAGGTCCGCGGCCGTGATTCTCACGGACTTCCGGGGGCTGACCGTCAGGGAGATCACGGTGCTGCGGGGCCGGCTGCGCGATGCCGGCGCGGAGTACCGTGTGGTGAAGAACCGCCTCCTCCGAATCGCCGCTGACGCGGCGGGCATCGAGGGCCTGGAGCGACACCTGGAGGGGCCCACCGCGGCCGCCTTTGTATCAGGCGATCCAGTGCCGGTCGCCAAGGCGATCCAGGAGTTCAGCCGACAGTCCCGCAAGTTGACAATCAAGGGGGGCATCCTGGCCGGCGCCGTCATTGATGACGCCCAGACGAGGGTCCTTGCCGATCTCCCCGGCCGAGCGGAGCTCCTTGCCCAGGTCGTGGGCGGGATCGCGGCTCCACTGAGCGGCCTGGCCGGGGTTCTGGCCGGTCTCCCGCGCAAGCTCGTCCGAGCCCTGGACCAGATTCGAGAACAGCGCGCCGCCTAG
- a CDS encoding 50S ribosomal protein L7Ae-like protein, which yields MSASGALARIGGAPARAVGAHQTMKAITRGAAVEVFVAADAEPKVVAPIVRAAAERGVAVVEVESMTALGRACGIAVGATAAAVLIVSPDPS from the coding sequence ATGAGCGCCTCTGGGGCTCTTGCGCGGATTGGCGGCGCACCGGCTCGTGCGGTTGGTGCGCATCAAACGATGAAGGCGATCACGCGCGGGGCGGCGGTGGAGGTTTTCGTCGCAGCCGACGCGGAGCCGAAGGTGGTCGCGCCGATCGTGCGCGCGGCAGCCGAGCGGGGGGTCGCCGTCGTCGAGGTGGAGTCAATGACCGCCCTGGGGCGGGCCTGCGGGATTGCCGTGGGCGCCACTGCCGCGGCGGTTCTGATTGTCAGCCCGGATCCTTCGTAG
- a CDS encoding 50S ribosomal protein L1, whose protein sequence is MGRHGKRYLTAAKQVESRRLHSPEEAIRLAQGASTAKFEETIEAHIRLGVDPKQADQQVRGTVVLPHGTGKSVRVLVFAKGEKAREAEAAGADVVGAEDLIEKIQGGWLEFDVAVATPDVMSLVSRLGRLLGPRGLMPNPKAGTVTMDLTRAVREIKAGKIEFRLDKAGIIHVPLGKARFSEGKLLENLSALMDAVSRARPAAAKGQYLRSLVISPTMGPGIRIDPAKAMEVARPQ, encoded by the coding sequence ATGGGACGTCACGGCAAGCGATACCTCACGGCCGCAAAGCAGGTGGAATCCCGGCGGCTTCATAGCCCCGAGGAGGCCATCCGACTGGCGCAAGGGGCTTCCACGGCGAAGTTCGAAGAGACGATCGAGGCCCACATCCGGCTGGGCGTGGACCCCAAGCAGGCCGACCAGCAGGTGCGCGGCACCGTTGTGCTGCCCCACGGCACGGGCAAGTCGGTGCGGGTCCTGGTCTTCGCCAAGGGAGAGAAGGCCCGGGAGGCCGAGGCCGCAGGCGCGGATGTCGTCGGCGCCGAGGACCTGATCGAGAAGATCCAGGGCGGGTGGCTGGAGTTCGATGTGGCCGTGGCCACCCCGGATGTCATGAGCCTGGTGAGCCGACTGGGGCGTCTGCTGGGCCCGCGGGGGCTGATGCCCAATCCCAAGGCGGGAACCGTGACGATGGATCTGACCCGCGCCGTGCGCGAGATCAAGGCCGGCAAGATCGAGTTCCGGCTCGACAAGGCGGGCATCATTCACGTGCCGCTGGGCAAGGCAAGGTTCTCTGAGGGGAAACTCCTGGAAAACCTGTCGGCCCTGATGGACGCCGTGTCCAGGGCTCGGCCGGCCGCGGCAAAGGGGCAGTATCTCCGGTCGCTGGTGATCTCGCCCACAATGGGACCGGGGATCCGGATAGATCCAGCCAAGGCCATGGAAGTCGCCCGCCCACAGTAG
- the rpoB gene encoding DNA-directed RNA polymerase subunit beta translates to MEGTRQVRRGRRTRVSFAKFPEILEIPDLVEVQRRSFDWFLREAIREVFDEISPIQDFTGNLELRFAVESGRRKPPPPGSIFDGGGVLDFGGYRFERLKYSEEECRDRDYNYSASLKVKVQLVIKETGEIKEQEVFMGDFPLMTGRGTFIINGAERVVVSQLVRSPGAYFSFAPDSAGRSLPVAVVIPHRGAWLELEVDAAQVVHVRIDRTRKLPATALLRAVGYETDEKLRKLYGDDQFLQATLEKDPTRSRDEALIEIYRRLRPGDPPTVESARTLLQTLFFEPRRYDLGRVGRHKLNKKLGLRVDAGQRILTPEDIVEIVRYLMRLAAGDGAAVVDDIDHLGNRRVRSVGELLQNQFRIGMLRMERVIRERMTIQDPGQVTAQQLINIRPVVAAIKEFFGSSQLSQFMDQPNPLAELTHKRRLSALGPGGLSRERAGFEVRDVHTSHYGRMCPIETPEGPNIGLISSLATFAAVNDLGFIETPYREVKDGVVSRRLRFLTADVEDQHVIAQANALLDERGRLVGHRVTARQGPEVKLARPEDVDFMDVSPKQIVSVATALIPFLEHDDANRALMGSNMQRQAVPLLENEAPRVGTGVEYRAAIDSGAVVVARRAGVVEEVTGDRVAVRVGREVDEYSLIKYQRSNQGTCINQVPVVRSGDEVDEGDVLADGPCTDNGELALGRNVLVAFMPWEGYNYEDAIVVSERLVREDLYTSIHIEEYEVEARDTKLGPEDITGDIPNVGEEALRDLDEHGIIRIGAEVRAGDILVGKVTPKGETELTAEERLLRAIFGEKAREVRDTSLKVPHGERGKVVAVKMFTREKGDREEGDELPPGVNSLVRVYVAQKRKLAVGDKMAGRHGNKGVVSVILPDEDMPHLLDGTPVDIVLNPLGVPSRMNVGQVLETHLGWSAERLGLWVESPVFDGPREEEISQMLEVAGLPPTGKVRLRDGRAGGLFHQEVTVGSIYMMKLLHLVEDKIHARSTGPYSLITQQPLGGKAQFGGQRFGEMEVWALEAYGAAFTLQELLTVKSDDVVGRVKTYEAIVKGENIQEPGVPESFKVLLKEMQALCLDVKVLSEDKKEIELKEIEEDIAETARALGINLEGEEALVEDY, encoded by the coding sequence ATTGAGGGTACCCGCCAGGTGCGCCGCGGGCGTCGCACCCGGGTCAGCTTCGCGAAGTTCCCCGAGATCCTGGAGATACCCGATCTCGTGGAGGTCCAGCGTCGCTCCTTTGACTGGTTCCTGCGCGAAGCCATCCGCGAGGTCTTCGACGAGATCTCACCGATTCAGGACTTCACGGGCAACCTCGAGCTGCGCTTCGCCGTTGAGAGCGGACGGCGCAAGCCGCCGCCGCCGGGCAGCATCTTCGACGGCGGTGGGGTGCTTGATTTCGGCGGGTACCGGTTCGAGCGGCTGAAGTACTCCGAGGAGGAGTGCCGGGACAGGGACTACAACTACAGCGCCTCGCTCAAGGTGAAGGTCCAGCTGGTCATCAAGGAGACCGGTGAGATCAAGGAGCAGGAAGTGTTCATGGGGGACTTCCCCCTGATGACCGGGCGCGGAACGTTCATCATCAACGGCGCGGAGCGTGTGGTGGTGAGCCAGCTTGTTCGCTCGCCAGGGGCCTACTTCAGCTTCGCCCCGGACAGCGCGGGCCGGTCCCTTCCGGTGGCAGTTGTGATCCCGCACCGGGGGGCCTGGTTGGAACTCGAAGTGGACGCGGCACAGGTCGTTCACGTCCGGATTGACCGCACAAGGAAGCTGCCTGCGACGGCGCTGCTCCGGGCTGTGGGATACGAGACCGACGAGAAACTGCGCAAGCTCTATGGCGACGACCAGTTCCTGCAGGCCACGCTAGAGAAGGACCCCACGCGCTCGCGCGACGAGGCGCTGATCGAGATCTACCGGCGGTTGCGCCCGGGAGACCCGCCGACCGTGGAGAGCGCGCGGACGCTGCTCCAAACGCTGTTCTTCGAGCCGCGCCGCTACGATCTGGGCCGGGTCGGCCGCCACAAGCTCAACAAGAAGCTCGGCCTCCGGGTGGACGCCGGTCAGCGCATCCTGACGCCGGAGGACATCGTCGAGATCGTCCGATACCTCATGCGTCTGGCCGCCGGCGACGGCGCCGCCGTGGTGGACGACATTGACCACCTCGGCAACCGGCGGGTCCGGTCGGTGGGCGAGCTGCTCCAAAACCAGTTCCGCATTGGCATGCTGAGGATGGAGCGCGTAATCCGCGAGAGGATGACGATCCAGGATCCCGGGCAGGTCACCGCCCAGCAGTTGATCAACATCCGCCCGGTTGTGGCAGCGATCAAGGAGTTCTTCGGCTCCAGCCAGCTCTCGCAGTTCATGGACCAGCCGAACCCGCTGGCGGAACTAACGCACAAGCGCCGGCTGTCGGCGCTTGGCCCGGGGGGGCTCTCCAGGGAGCGCGCGGGCTTCGAGGTCCGTGACGTGCACACTTCCCACTACGGTCGCATGTGCCCCATTGAAACGCCGGAGGGCCCGAACATCGGGCTGATCTCGTCGCTGGCGACTTTCGCCGCGGTCAACGACCTGGGGTTCATAGAGACTCCCTATCGCGAGGTGAAGGACGGCGTTGTTAGCCGGCGGCTTCGCTTCCTTACCGCCGACGTTGAGGATCAGCACGTGATCGCTCAGGCCAACGCGCTCCTCGACGAGCGGGGCCGGCTGGTCGGTCACCGCGTGACTGCCCGCCAGGGTCCGGAGGTCAAGCTCGCACGGCCCGAGGACGTGGACTTCATGGACGTCTCGCCCAAGCAGATCGTCTCGGTGGCGACCGCGCTGATCCCGTTCCTAGAGCACGACGACGCCAACCGCGCGCTGATGGGATCCAACATGCAGCGCCAGGCGGTGCCCCTGCTGGAGAACGAGGCGCCCAGGGTGGGCACGGGAGTCGAGTATCGGGCCGCCATTGACAGCGGAGCCGTGGTCGTAGCACGGAGGGCCGGGGTGGTCGAGGAGGTTACCGGCGACCGCGTGGCCGTCAGGGTCGGTCGCGAGGTGGACGAGTACTCGCTGATCAAGTACCAGCGCAGCAACCAGGGCACCTGCATCAACCAGGTACCCGTTGTTCGGAGCGGGGACGAGGTCGACGAGGGAGACGTGCTCGCCGACGGTCCGTGCACCGACAACGGGGAGCTCGCGCTGGGGCGCAACGTGTTGGTCGCGTTCATGCCCTGGGAGGGCTACAACTACGAGGACGCGATCGTCGTGAGTGAACGGCTGGTTCGCGAGGATCTCTACACCTCGATCCACATCGAGGAGTACGAGGTGGAAGCGCGCGACACCAAGCTCGGGCCCGAGGACATCACTGGGGACATCCCCAACGTTGGCGAGGAAGCCCTGAGGGACCTGGACGAGCACGGCATCATCCGAATCGGGGCAGAGGTTCGCGCCGGCGACATCCTGGTGGGCAAGGTCACGCCCAAGGGCGAGACCGAGCTGACCGCCGAGGAGCGCCTGCTCCGAGCCATCTTCGGGGAGAAGGCGCGGGAAGTGCGCGACACGTCTCTCAAGGTGCCTCACGGCGAGCGCGGGAAGGTAGTCGCGGTCAAGATGTTCACCAGGGAGAAGGGCGACCGCGAGGAAGGCGACGAGCTGCCGCCAGGGGTGAACAGCCTCGTGCGGGTCTACGTGGCCCAGAAGCGAAAGCTGGCCGTGGGCGACAAGATGGCCGGCAGACACGGCAACAAGGGCGTGGTCTCGGTTATCCTCCCCGACGAGGACATGCCCCACCTGCTGGACGGAACTCCGGTTGACATCGTCCTCAACCCCCTGGGCGTGCCCTCGCGGATGAACGTGGGGCAGGTTCTTGAGACGCACCTGGGCTGGTCGGCCGAGAGGCTAGGGCTCTGGGTGGAGTCGCCGGTCTTTGACGGGCCACGGGAGGAAGAGATCAGCCAGATGCTGGAAGTGGCAGGGCTTCCGCCGACCGGCAAGGTCAGGCTGCGCGACGGCCGGGCCGGAGGCCTCTTCCACCAGGAGGTCACGGTGGGTTCCATCTACATGATGAAGCTGCTGCATCTGGTCGAGGACAAGATCCACGCGCGCAGCACCGGACCCTACAGCCTCATCACCCAGCAGCCGCTCGGCGGGAAGGCCCAGTTCGGCGGGCAGCGGTTTGGGGAGATGGAGGTATGGGCGCTCGAGGCCTACGGCGCTGCCTTCACGCTCCAGGAGCTGCTTACCGTGAAGTCCGACGATGTCGTTGGACGGGTCAAGACCTACGAGGCGATCGTCAAGGGAGAGAACATCCAGGAGCCGGGCGTTCCAGAGTCCTTCAAGGTGCTCCTCAAGGAGATGCAGGCACTCTGCCTGGACGTCAAGGTGCTCAGCGAGGACAAGAAGGAGATCGAGCTCAAGGAAATCGAGGAAGACATCGCGGAAACCGCGCGGGCTCTGGGCATCAACCTGGAAGGCGAAGAAGCCCTGGTGGAGGATTACTAG
- a CDS encoding 30S ribosomal protein S12 → MPTVSQLIRVGRHQAREKSKSPALGECPQKRGVCIQVKTTTPKKPNSALRKIARIRLTNGMEVTAYIPGIGHNLQEHSVVLIRGGRVKDLPGIRYHIVRGSLDSAGVANRMRSRSKYGAKRPKK, encoded by the coding sequence ATGCCGACCGTGAGTCAGCTAATCCGGGTTGGGCGCCACCAGGCTCGGGAGAAGAGCAAGTCGCCAGCACTGGGCGAGTGCCCGCAGAAGCGCGGTGTCTGTATCCAGGTCAAGACGACGACGCCCAAGAAGCCGAATTCGGCCCTGCGCAAGATCGCCCGCATCCGGCTGACCAACGGCATGGAGGTGACCGCCTACATCCCGGGGATCGGTCACAACCTGCAAGAGCACTCGGTGGTGCTGATCCGCGGCGGCCGCGTCAAGGACCTCCCTGGCATCCGGTACCACATCGTCAGGGGTTCGCTGGACTCGGCGGGGGTTGCGAATCGCATGCGCAGCCGCTCTAAGTACGGGGCCAAGCGGCCCAAGAAGTAG
- a CDS encoding 50S ribosomal protein L7/L12 yields MAAKLGKEEIIEAISGLTVLELAELVKALEEKFGVSAAAPVAVAVATGASAAASAAEEQTEFDAVLEKVGEKKIQVIKVVRELTGLGLKEAKELVDGAPKPVKEKVSRQEAEAVKTKLEAEGATVTIK; encoded by the coding sequence GTGGCAGCGAAGCTTGGCAAAGAAGAGATCATCGAGGCGATCAGCGGTCTTACAGTGCTGGAGCTGGCCGAACTGGTCAAGGCGCTCGAGGAGAAGTTCGGCGTTTCCGCGGCAGCACCGGTTGCCGTCGCCGTGGCGACGGGGGCGTCGGCGGCTGCCTCGGCCGCCGAGGAGCAGACCGAGTTCGACGCCGTTTTGGAGAAGGTGGGCGAGAAGAAGATCCAGGTGATCAAGGTCGTGCGCGAGCTCACCGGGCTGGGCCTCAAGGAAGCGAAGGAGTTGGTGGACGGCGCGCCGAAGCCCGTCAAGGAGAAGGTCAGTCGCCAGGAGGCCGAGGCCGTAAAGACCAAGCTCGAGGCCGAGGGCGCGACAGTCACAATCAAGTAG
- the rplK gene encoding 50S ribosomal protein L11, whose product MAKRVVAMVKLQIQAGKATPAPPVGPALGQHGVNIMEFCKSYNERTAKLTGTVVPVEITVYADRTFSFVTKTPPASVLLRQAAGLEKGSGQPNKAKVGSVTLKQVREIAERKMPDLNAATVEAAMRMIEGTARSMGIEVVR is encoded by the coding sequence ATGGCCAAGAGAGTCGTGGCGATGGTCAAGCTGCAGATCCAGGCCGGTAAGGCCACACCGGCGCCGCCGGTCGGCCCGGCGCTGGGGCAGCACGGCGTCAACATCATGGAGTTTTGCAAGTCCTACAACGAGCGGACCGCCAAGCTCACGGGGACGGTTGTGCCGGTGGAGATCACCGTCTACGCGGACCGCACCTTCTCGTTCGTCACCAAGACCCCTCCGGCGTCCGTGCTGCTGCGGCAGGCAGCGGGACTGGAAAAGGGGTCCGGGCAGCCCAACAAGGCCAAGGTGGGCTCGGTGACGCTCAAGCAGGTGCGGGAGATCGCGGAGCGCAAGATGCCTGACCTGAACGCCGCCACGGTGGAGGCGGCGATGAGGATGATAGAGGGCACCGCCCGGTCCATGGGCATCGAGGTCGTCAGATAG